A window of Pyrus communis chromosome 3, drPyrComm1.1, whole genome shotgun sequence genomic DNA:
TTGAGCACACGGTTCTTTTAAGCTAGTATATATTTAAGTTCGTGGGTGCTGGAGCATTAGTTTTATAAAAGCAAAGCGCTAGAGAACTATTTCAAACAAGAACTTGAACACCATGGGAAGAGCACCTTGTTGTGACAAAAACGGCCTCAAGAAAGGTCCGTGGACGCCGGAGGAGGATCAGAAGCTCATGGATTATATCCAGAAACATGGTTATGGCAACTGGAGAACCCTCCCAAAGAATGCAGGTGATTAATCTGCTACTGTATAGATGAGGCTTcgtgttaatttatttatcttattaacttgttttgtaaATATATGGTTCAAATAATTGGTAATggtattaattaaattttgttaCTTTCTGTTTCGTGTAGGGCTACAAAGATGTGGGAAGAGCTGCCGTCTCCGGTGGACAAACTATCTCCGACCGGACATCAAACGAGGACGGTTTTCATTTGAAGAGGAGGAGACAATTATTCAACTCCACATCATATTGGGCAACAAGTAAGCTAACTAGCCTCCTTTATTACTTCTCCATTCATGTAATATGTTGCAACCTTGAACTTAATTCAAGAGTAGCATAATACTCAAAATTTTATACTTCATAATCCAACAATTAATCGATTCATTTTCATGTATAGATGGTCTGCTATTGCTGCTCGTTTGCCTGGAAGAACCGACAACGAAATCAAGAACTACTGGAACACCCACATTAGGAAGAGACTTCTCCGAATGGGAATAGATCCTGTCACCCACAGTCCCCGTCTTGATCTTCTCGACTTCTCATCCATTCTCTACAACTCAtctcatcaccaccaccaaatgAACAACTTTTCAAGGTTGCTTGGCCAACCAATTGGACTCAACCCAGAGCTACTAAGGCTAGCCACTTTAATCCAATCCCATAGAGAAAGCAACAGTAACCAAAATTTCGTTCTTCAAAATGCTCAAGAAAATGATTACCACCAAATTTGCAACCCCCAAATCCAAGTTTCAAGCCAAGTCCAATCTAACCAACTTCAACAACCAATTCAACACAATGTTCCGTACCCCAATGAAGCTGCACAAATCATGCAGCTGCAGCCCAATGTAGAGTACCCATCAAGCCTAAGTGATTTTAGGTCACAAATTTCTCAACTCAATGAGTGGCAAAGTAATGCGGGGACTTCAAATTTTACCGAAGAATATGTTGACTTACCAAGCTTTGCTTACTTTGGGTCTGAACAGAATCAAACTGTTTTGGATCTTTCGCCAGAGACTTCAAATATTCACTCCAACAACAGCAACCAGAACTTCAGTTTCACTTCGGTTTTCTCGACGCCTTCTTCAAGCCCGACGCCTATGAATTCGAATTCGACAACATATTTCAACAGCGGCACAGAGGACGAACGTGAAAGCTACTGTAGCAACATATTAAAGTTTGACATCCCAAGCATCTTGGATGTTAATGAATTCATGTGATATAATGTACTATTACTGTTGTTGTCAGTTCAAACTGATCATCCTATATAATTAGGATTAATTCCAATTTTCTGAGCATTGGGATATGATCAAGTTGTTGATACGTGTCGAATTTGCTAATAATTAATCAGTGCTTTAGTTTTGGTAGTCTTACTGTATCCGCAATCTCTCCAAGTTCTTCATGtcccttttcttctttaattaatgatggaaaatttcCATAATTATTGATGTGTCATTGTAGTCTATAATTATCTCCTTAATTAGTAGTTTGTCTTATCAATATAtaacaatattattatttactttTGGTAAAACCCTTATCCTATTCTGAATTTACGTCAAATGCTTAATTAAACAACCTGATGCCTGTTTATCAACAAAGACAAAACCAAATACATACAATAATCGGATTGGGTCGTTTCATCTTCCCGTTGATTATAATTAATCAACTAATAGCATAATAATAGGTGGTAGACTCGATAGAAGCATAACATTTTACGACTCGTTTAGAAGcgcttttaaaattttcaagtgttttttaaaaattcacttgcatttttattaaggattgttttcgaaaatattttcacaaaaaacattttcaactattttaaaaacacGTTTAAACAACCATTTATAAATACGTCAcggtattttcttcttcttttcttgcacAAATGGgctaatatattaataaaagtaGAGTCACAAAAACATATATTATTTACATCTAGATATAAGAGGAAAGgcttttaattaataaaacctaTAAGAGGAAAGGCAAAATCCAAGTGAAACATGCACATAGTTACGATGACCAAAAGAGAAACCAAAAGCTCAAAGGTTTGGTTTCTTGGATCCCGACCGTGAGTCCAAGGTTCCGGCGACCAGGCAGGAGGAAGTAGTCGGAGGGTTCGACACCTATTTAGGCCACCTGTGTGGTAGAGTGTCGTTTTCACGTGCTAAAAAAGTAATAATTTGCATGGGGTTATTGAAATATGCGAGTTTGACAAAAGGGGGTACGTACGCGTCGTCCTGTGAGCGGTGAGGGGACACCCAAGCTTTATTTAAAAACCATGGCGTGCTTCTTGTGCTGGTTGTCTCCTTTTATCGATCGCTCCATGCTCAAGCGGTATATGATCTTATATGCTAGCTGCTGCTGTGATTGCAGTGCCAAAATTACGACCTAATATTAATTGCGTCAGCATCTAGGACACGTGGACTCAATAATGCAGAGGTGGGTCCTATAAATGAGCTTGGGGGCGGACCGGTTCGGTTGACCCCGGTTGGATTGATTAGTGCTCTTATCCAGTTAAAACTTTACAACCTATGAAGTGGTGTGGGCGTTGTCGGCTGTggccgaagaagaagaaaaaaagaaagtgcATGGTGGTGAGGGTTTTGACCACAAATTTGTTTCTACGATGAAATCATTTCAGTAAGAATTGGGGGGCTGATGAGGATCGTTGACGGAGTTTTGTCATGCAATATTTTCTTCTAAATGAGCTATGGACAGCTCATGACCACCATGATTCAGTTTGAAGCTTGGTTTGGAGATTTTTTCATTGCACCAGGAACACG
This region includes:
- the LOC137730028 gene encoding transcription factor MYB102-like: MGRAPCCDKNGLKKGPWTPEEDQKLMDYIQKHGYGNWRTLPKNAGLQRCGKSCRLRWTNYLRPDIKRGRFSFEEEETIIQLHIILGNKWSAIAARLPGRTDNEIKNYWNTHIRKRLLRMGIDPVTHSPRLDLLDFSSILYNSSHHHHQMNNFSRLLGQPIGLNPELLRLATLIQSHRESNSNQNFVLQNAQENDYHQICNPQIQVSSQVQSNQLQQPIQHNVPYPNEAAQIMQLQPNVEYPSSLSDFRSQISQLNEWQSNAGTSNFTEEYVDLPSFAYFGSEQNQTVLDLSPETSNIHSNNSNQNFSFTSVFSTPSSSPTPMNSNSTTYFNSGTEDERESYCSNILKFDIPSILDVNEFM